In a genomic window of Struthio camelus isolate bStrCam1 chromosome 16, bStrCam1.hap1, whole genome shotgun sequence:
- the TMEM160 gene encoding transmembrane protein 160, producing MGWWGRAVGRAAAAGLVRGAAGRRPGRGPGYSLGRGSAAPPPAASELEKADAWLLRKAHEGGFLAWFRNGLLATGIGVIAYVQSDTGRDAAYGFFILGGACVAQGSASSLLSLLRLRRAMMLPAAAAAARALALALPALLWLCALSLYVGRLEVELVAEERPDGRPGP from the exons ATGGGCTGgtggggccgcgccgtggggcgggcggcggcggcggggctggtgcggggcgcggcggggcggcggcccggccgggggccTGGCTACAGCCTGGGGCGCggctcggccgcgccgccgcccgccgccagcgAGCTGGAGAAGGCGGACGCCTGGCTGCTGCGCAAGGCGCACGAGGGCG gttTCCTCGCCTGGTTCCGCAACGGCCTCCTGGCCACCGGCATCGGCGTCATCGCCTACGTGCAGAGCGACACCGGCCGCGACGCCGCCTACG GCTTCTTCATCCTGGGGGGCGCCTGCGTGGCGCAGGGCAGCGCCTCGTCCCTGCTGAGCCTGCTGCGCCTGCGCCGCGCCATgatgctgccggcggcggcggcggccgcccgggccctggccctggccctgccggCCCTGCTGTGGCTCTGCGCCCTCTCCCTCTACGTGGGCCGCCTCGAGGTGGAGCTGGTGGCCGAGGAGCGCCCCGacggccgccccgggccctga
- the SDHAF1 gene encoding succinate dehydrogenase assembly factor 1, mitochondrial yields MAARSRLQREVLSLYRQLLRAGKDKPGSEQRIREEFRRHAGTPAGDSLRLEFLLRRGRRQLEQLRAASTKRLSAFGRAAAGAEPRLRAAPEEKQALKRGRPGDGGSS; encoded by the coding sequence ATGGCGGCCCGGAGCCGGCTGCAGAGGGAAGTGCTGAGCCTGTACCGGCAGCTGCTGCGCGCCGGCAAGGACAAGCCGGGCTCCGAGCAACGCATCCGAGAGGAGTTCCGCCGGCACGCCGGCACGCCGGCCGGCGACAGCCTGCGCCTCGAGTTCCTgctgcggcgcggccggcggcagctGGAGCAGCTGCGCGCCGCCAGCACCAAGCGGCTGAGCGCCttcggccgggcggcggcgggcgccgagccgAGGCTGCGGGCCGCTCCGGAGGAGAAACAAGCGCTAAAAAGAGGGCGGCCGGGAGACGGTGGCTCCTCCTAA
- the TBCB gene encoding tubulin-folding cofactor B, which translates to MKAAAASAGPGPAVPVPVPVVGAAAAAVSVAVSSSLNSFRAHKRYSRGLTIAEFKCKLELVVGSPASCMDLELYSADDRLLARLDRDEALLGSYPVDDGCRVHVIDGSGARVGEYEDVSRVEKYRMPESEYDKRAESARSFLKRRQLGRYAEAERRGAEQERRQAEERELADAIPLGARCRVRVPGQPAKLGTVMYVGLTDFKPGYWVGVRYDEPLGKHDGSVAGRKYFECQPKYGAFVKPASVTVGDFPEEDYGLEDEM; encoded by the exons atgaaggcggcggcggcctcggccgggccgggcccggcggtaCCGGTACCGGTACCGGTGGTgggggcggccgctgccgccgtcTCGGTGGCGGTGAGCAGCAGCCTCAACTCCTTCCGCGCCCACAAGCGCTACAGTCGCGGCCTCACCATCGCCGAGTTCAAG TGCAAGCTGGAGCTGGTGGTGGGCAGCCCGGCCTCCTGCATGGACCTGGAGCTGTACAGCGCCGACGACCGGCTCCTGGCGCGCCTGGACCGCGACGAGGCCCTGCTGGGCTCCTACCCCGTCGACGACGGCTGCCGCGTGCAC GTGATCGACGGCAGCGGCGCCCGCGTGGGCGAGTACGAGGACGTGTCGCGGGTGGAGAAGTACCGCATGCCCGAGAGCGAGTACGACAAGAGAGCGG AGTCGGCGCGCTCCTTCCTCAAGCGCAGGCAGCTGGGGCGCTACGCcgaggcggagcggcgcggggccgagCAGGAGCGGCGGCAGGCGGAGGAGCGCGAGCTGGCCGACGCCATCCCGCTGGGCGCCCGCTGCCGCGTGCGGGTGCCCGGGCAGCCCGCCAAGCTGGGCACCGTCATGTACGTCG ggCTGACGGATTTCAAGCCGGGCTACTGGGTCGGGGTGCGCTACGACGAGCCGCTCGGCAAGCACGACGGCAG CGTCGCCGGCCGGAAGTACTTCGAGTGCCAGCCCAAGTACGGCGCCTTCGTCAAGCCGGCGAGCGTCACCGTGGGCGACTTCCCCGAGGAAGACTACGGCCTGGAGGACGAGATGTGA
- the LOC138061292 gene encoding uncharacterized protein: protein GNPVQASPSPGWGDPARSRFWSPIGESGPGRSQPRVGGSSLVPVLVPYRGIRSRPVPVPVPVPVLGGGIRPGPGSGPCRGNPVRAGLGPGGGAVQPGPSSGSGPRWGNPVQAGLGPGHPAWSRFGSLSGWGDPVRSGPGQAQSRGSGPGPGWGDPARSGFPFPPGGSSPVRSRSQGSGLVSGGGIQLSPGSRRGGSGLGRSRFWAEGSSPARSRFWSPSGGSGPGQSRSRGSSPVRSRFRAGESGQVPVPVPAGGIRSGSVPVPVPGGGIRSGPGSGPRRGDPVRVGPGPGSGSGWGRGRGGG from the coding sequence GGGAATCCGGTCCAGGCCAGTCCCAGTCCCGGGTGGGGGGATCCGGCCCGGTCCCGGTTCTGGTCCCCTATAGGGGAATCCGGTCCAGGCCGGTCCCAGCCCCGGGTGGGGGGATCCAGCCTGGTCCCGGTTCTGGTCCCCTATAGGGGAATCCGGTCTAggccagtcccagtcccagtcccagtcccagtcctggGTGGGGGGATCCGGCCTGGCCCCGGTTCTGGTCCCTGCCGGGGGAATCCAGTCCGGGCCGGTCtcggtcccggggggggggcagtccAGCCCGGTCCCAGTTCTGGTTCTGGTCCCCGCTGGGGGAATCCAGTTCAGGCCGGTCTCGGTCCCGGGCATCCGGCCTGGTCCCGGTTCGGGTCGCTCTCGGGCTGGGGGGATCCAGTGCGGAGCGGTCCAGGCCAGGCCCAGTCCCGGGGATCGGGTCCCGGTCCTGGGTGGGGGGATCCGGCCCGGTCCGGGTTCCCGTTCCCACCGGGGGGATCCAGTCCGGTCCGGTCTCGGTCCCAGGGATCCGGCCTGGTCTCGGGCGGGGGGATCCAGCTCAGTCCCGGTTCCCGTCGGGGGGGATCCGGTCTGGGTCGGTCCCGGTTCTGGGCGGAGGGATCCAGCCCGGCCCGGTCCCGGTTCTGGTCCCCGTCGGGGGGATCCGGCCCAGGCCAGTCTCGGTCCCGGGGATCCAGCCCGGTCCGGTCCCGGTTCCGGGCGGGGGAATCCGGTCAGGTCCCGGTTCCGGTCCCCGCCGGGGGGATCCGGTCCGGGTCGGTCCCGGTTCCGGTCCCGGGCGGGGGGATCCGGTCAGGTCCCGGTTCCGGTCCCCGCCGGGGGGATCCGGTCCGGGTcggtcccggtcccggttccGGTTCCGgttgggggcggggccggggcggcggc
- the PPP5C gene encoding serine/threonine-protein phosphatase 5 — MAEGERAESGGPGRPPSPGALERAEALKARANEYFKAKDYENAVKYYSQAIELCPTNAIYYGNRSLAHLRAESYGYALADATRALELDAAYVKGYYRRAASNMALGKFKAALRDYETVVKVRPNDRDAKLKYQECSKIVKQKAFERAIASDEHKRSVVDSLDIESMTIEDEYSGPKLEDGKVTLAFMKDLMQWYKEQKKLHRKCAYQILVQVKEVLCKLPTLVETTLKETEQVTVCGDTHGQYYDLLNIFELNGLPSESNPYIFNGDFVDRGSFSVEVILTLFGFKLLYPDHFHLLRGNHETDNMNQIYGFEGEVKAKYTAQMFALFSEVFEWLPLAQCINGKVLIMHGGLFSEDGVTLDDIRSIERNRQPPDSGPMCDLLWSDPQPQEGRSLSKRGVSCQFGPDVTRRFLERNRLDYVIRSHEVKAEGYEVAHGGRCVTVFSAPNYCDQMGNKGSYIHLRGSDLRPQFHQFTAVPHPNVKPMMYANTLLQLGMM; from the exons CGAAGGACTACGAGAACGCGGTCAAGTACTACAGCCAGGCCATCGAGCTGTGTCCCACCAACGCCATCTACTATGGGAACCGGAGCCTGGCCCACCTGCGGGCCGAGAGCTACGGCTACGCCCTGGCCGACGCCACGCGGGCCCTCGAGCTCGACGCCGCCTACGTCAAGGGCTACTACCGGCGCGCCGCCAGCAACATGGCCCTGGGCAAGTTCAAGGCCGCCCTGCGCGACTACGAAACG GTGGTGAAGGTGCGACCCAACGACCGGGACGCCAAGCTCAAGTACCAGGAGTGCAGCAAGATCGTCAAGCAGAAGGCCTTCGAGCGCGCCATCGCCAGCGACGAGCACAAGCGCTCTGTCGTCGACTCCCTCGACATCGAGAGCATGA CCATCGAGGACGAGTACAGCGGCCCCAAGCTGGAGGACGGCAAAGTGACGCTGGCCTTCATGAAGGACCTCATGCAGTGGTACAAGGAGCAGAAGAAGCTGCACCGAAAATGCGCCTACCAG ATCCTGGTGCAGGTGAAGGAGGTGCTCTGCAAGCTGCCCACGTTGGTGGAAACGACGTTGAAAGAG ACAGAGCAGGTGACGGTGTGCGGCGACACCCACGGGCAGTACTATGACCTGCTCAACATCTTCGAGCTCAACGGGCTGCCCTCCGAGTCCAACCCTTAC ATCTTCAACGGCGACTTTGTGGACCGCGGCTCTTTCTCAGTCGAGGTCATCCTCACGCTCTTTGGCTTCAAGCTCCTCTACCCTGACCACTTCCACCTGCTGCGAG GCAACCACGAGACGGACAACATGAACCAGATCTACGGCTTCGAGGGCGAGGTGAAGGCCAAGTACACGGCACAGATGTTCGCCCTCTTCAGCGAGGTCTTCGAGTGGCTCCCGCTGGCCCAGTGCATCAACGGCAAAGTGCTG ATCATGCACGGGGGCCTCTTCAGCGAGGACGGCGTCACCCTCGATGACATCCGCAGCATCGAGAGGAACCGGCAGCCCCCGGACTCAG GTCCCATGTGCGATCTGCTCTGGtcggacccccagccccag GAGGGCCGCTCGCTGAGCAAGCGGGGGGTGAGCTGCCAGTTCGGGCCGGACGTGACGCGCCGCTTCCTGGAGCGCAACCGCCTCGACTACGTCATCCGCAGCCACGAGGTGAAGGCCGAGGGCTACGAGGTGGCGCACGGCGGCCGCTGCGTCACCGTCTTCTCCGCCCCCAACTACTG CGACCAGATGGGCAACAAGGGCTCCTACATCCACCTGCGCGGCAGCGACCTGCGGCCCCAGTTCCACCAGTTCACGGCAGTG CCTCACCCCAACGTCAAGCCCATGATGTACGCCAAcaccctgctgcagctgggcatgatgtga